The Alphaproteobacteria bacterium sequence TGGTTGCGGCTGAGGTGGTCGAGGAATGCACCAGCGTGGTCGAGGCCGACCACAGCAACTTGGTTGCCGAGATTTTGCGCGGGCAGGGAACCTTCACCGAATGGGACCACTACCCCAAGGGTGATATCTACGACGGAGCTACCCACTCGCAGTACTACTACCATGCGCATCCATCCAATCTGCGGGCCAACGAGCACGGACATTTCCATCTCTTCGTGCGCCAAAAGGGCATGCCCGAATCCATCAAGCCCGCGGCTCTGCCATCGTCGGTGCAAAGGCCTCTGGGTAACGATGCGCTGGCGCACCTGGTGGGGATATCGATGGATTCCGAGGGCCGGCCGATACGTATGTTCACGGTCAACCGCTGGGTCACCGGCGAGACCTGGTACAACTCAAATGACGTGATCGCGTTGCTCGACCTCTTCGAGATTAGCCACGCCGTCCCCTCATGGCCCACCAACCGCTGGGTAGGTGCCATGGTAAAGCTGTTTCAGCCACAGATCGGTTGGCTGCAGACCGAGCGCGACGAGGCGGTCAAGCTGTGGCATCTGGATAATCCCGAGGCTAAGCAACCGGTCTACGAGGACCATGGACTCGAGGTCACCTCGGTGGTCGAGGTTTCGGTCCAGACCCAGATCAAACTGGTGCGTAAAACGGCCGCAGTTGCCGACTGAGCCCAGGCGTTACTTGCCGCTTCTTCAATCAAGCACCGATTCGGGCAGCCAGAGGGCAAGCTCGGGAAAGCCGATCACAGCCATCAGGCCGATCACCTGAAGGATAACGAAGGGGATGATGCCAACATAGATCTGCTGGATTTTTACCCCTTCGGGCGCCACCCCCTTCATGTAGAAGAGAGCGAATCCGAATGGTGGTGTTAAAAACGATGTTTGCAGGTTCACAGCCAGCAGGATGGCAATCCAGGGAATGATGGTCGTCGCTTCTGGCACATGATCGCCGAAATCCATGGTGCGCATAATCGGCGCGAACAGCGGCAGGACGATCAGCGTGATCTCGATCCAGTCGAAGAAGAAGCCGAGCAGGAAGACCAGTACCATCATCATGATCAGCAAACCCCAGGAGCCTAGGGCGGCCTGGGTGACGTAATGGTGCACCAGATCGTCGCCGCCAAGCGAGCGATAGACATAGGAGAACGCGGTGGCACCGATGAAGATGCCGAAGATCATGCCGATGGTAAGCGCTGAGCGCTCTGAGACGTCCTTGAGGACGCGCCAGTTGAGCTTGCGGTTGGCGATTGCTAGCAGGAGGGCACCAAGGGCACCGACGCCGGCCGCCTCGGTGGGTGTCGCCCAGCCAGCGAAGATTGAGCCTAGCACGAAGACGATAAGCAGGATCGGTGGCACGAAGCTGCGCAGCACCATGGTCCATAGTGCGGCCCGGTTCGCCGGCCCAATATCATCGGGCAGCGGCGGCGCCAGGGATGGGGTGATGCTGGTGCG is a genomic window containing:
- a CDS encoding TRAP transporter large permease subunit; the protein is MTFVDLLPLVMFGTLAVLLFSGYPVAWVLGGLGVAFGAIGMYFGVFSFIEYFNIVSRLWGTAAESLILVAVPMFIFMGTMLERSGVANDLLHCLQVLLRRTPGGLALSVTIMGTIMAATTGIIGASVVMMTLLALPVMLDRGYHVPLATGTIAASGTLGILIPPSIMLVIMADLLSISVGTLFLAAVLPGLTLAGLYLVYIYTRTSITPSLAPPLPDDIGPANRAALWTMVLRSFVPPILLIVFVLGSIFAGWATPTEAAGVGALGALLLAIANRKLNWRVLKDVSERSALTIGMIFGIFIGATAFSYVYRSLGGDDLVHHYVTQAALGSWGLLIMMMVLVFLLGFFFDWIEITLIVLPLFAPIMRTMDFGDHVPEATTIIPWIAILLAVNLQTSFLTPPFGFALFYMKGVAPEGVKIQQIYVGIIPFVILQVIGLMAVIGFPELALWLPESVLD